From Nicotiana tabacum cultivar K326 chromosome 15, ASM71507v2, whole genome shotgun sequence, the proteins below share one genomic window:
- the LOC107768878 gene encoding triacylglycerol lipase OBL1-like isoform X1, whose product MAPITENVRFLSVKFENGGIWDLIRFGVWGDKESGAKFLEYSSTGDHVVEEEEELLRDDDEVADHRWVIFVSILVRKILKVFGKPMERTGFFLEFMLNLFSLNGSSFLGLLYNIWHGKLIIPQRGSETFISSIGHVDGRINLYKTEILTKEIDQPDFGHRPLMDLCMMASKLAYENKTVVRDVVNLHWKMHFVDFYNCWNDYQKERSTQVFILCDKPKDANLILISFRGTEPFDADDWITDFDYSWYEIPKLGKVHMGFLEALGLGNRGNTSTFHEQLFVKNAKYTNSENVDPNSGSDQSSSDSEQSPNKTAYYAVRNKLKSLLKEHENAKFVVTGHSLGGALAILFPTMLVMHEEVKVMQRLLGVYTYGQPRIGNRQLGKFMEAHLEHPVPKYFRVVYCNDLVPRLPYDDKTFLYKHFGICMYYNSLYIEQKVDEEPNRNFFGLRFVLPVYLNAGWEFIRSFTNGYIYGSEYKESWDSVLLRFVGLFVPGISAHSPVDYVNSIRLGRERSIQMSSF is encoded by the exons ATGGCCCCTATTACAGAGAATGTTCGGTTCTTGAGTGTGAAGTTCGAAAATGGAGGAATCTGGGACCTCATACGCTTCGGCGTATGGGGAGATAAAGAAAGTGGTGCTAAGTTTCTTGAATATTCTAGTACCGGTGATCATgtagttgaagaagaagaagagttacTGCGCGACGACGATGAGGTGGCAGATCATAGATGGGTTATATTTGTGTCGATTTTAGTGAGGAAGATATTGAAGGTTTTTGGCAAGCCAATGGAACGGACTGGCTTTTTTCTGGAGTTTATGCTGAATCTCTTCTCTCTCAATGGCAGCAGCTTTCTTGGCTTACTTTACAATATCTGGCATG GAAAGCTGATTATACCACAGAGAGGTTCTGAAACTTTCATAAGTAGTATTGGCCATGTAGATGGGCGCATAAACTTATACAAGACTGAAATTTTAACCAAGGAAATTGATCAACCTGATTTCGGACACAGACCTCTTATGGACCTATGTATGATGGCTTCAAAGTTAGCCTATGAGAATAAAACAGTTGTTAGGGATGTTGTAAATCTTCACTGGAAG ATGCATTTCGTTGATTTTTACAACTGCTGGAATG ATTACCAGAAAGAGAGGTCCACACAAGTATTTATATTATGCGATAAGCCAAAAGATGCAAACTTGATTTTGATCAGCTTTAGAGGTACAGAGCCATTTGATGCTGATGATTGGATCACTGATTTTGACTACTCTTGGTATGAGATTCCGAAATTGGGAAAAGTACACATGGGATTTTTAGAGGCTTTAGGTTTAGGAAACAGAGGAAATACGTCCACGTTTCACGAACAACTCTtcgttaaaaatgcaaaatataccAATTCAGAGAATGTTGATCCAAACAGTGGATCAGACCAATCCTCCTCCGACTCAGAGCAGTCGCCAAACAAGACCGCTTACTATGCTGTTAGAAACAAACTCAAAAGTTTATTAAAGGAGCACGAGAATGCTAAATTTGTCGTTACAGGTCATAGCTTAGGAGGAGCGTTGGCTATACTATTTCCTACGATGCTAGTGATGCACGAGGAAGTGAAAGTCATGCAACGATTATTGGGTGTATACACGTACGGGCAACCTAGGATCGGGAATAGGCAGTTAGGGAAGTTTATGGAAGCACATTTGGAACATCCAGTGCCTAAGTACTTTAGAGTTGTTTATTGCAATGATCTTGTTCCGAGGTTACCTTATGATGATAAAACATTCCTGTATAAGCATTTTGGTATTTGCATGTATTACAACAGCTTATACATTGAGCAG AAAGTAGATGAAGAACCAAACAGGAACTTTTTTGGGCTGCGATTCGTGTTACCAGTGTATCTGAATGCTGGTTGGGAGTTCATTAGAAGCTTCACCAATGGTTACATATATGGATCAGAGTACAAGGAGAGTTGGGATTCAGTACTGCTTCGGTTTGTAGGCCTTTTTGTTCCAGGCATTTCTGCTCACAGTCCAGTTGATTATGTGAACTCCATAAGACTTGGAAGGGAGAGAAGTATTCAAATGTCATCCTTTTAG
- the LOC107768878 gene encoding triacylglycerol lipase OBL1-like isoform X2 has protein sequence MAAAFLAYFTISGMETGKLIIPQRGSETFISSIGHVDGRINLYKTEILTKEIDQPDFGHRPLMDLCMMASKLAYENKTVVRDVVNLHWKMHFVDFYNCWNDYQKERSTQVFILCDKPKDANLILISFRGTEPFDADDWITDFDYSWYEIPKLGKVHMGFLEALGLGNRGNTSTFHEQLFVKNAKYTNSENVDPNSGSDQSSSDSEQSPNKTAYYAVRNKLKSLLKEHENAKFVVTGHSLGGALAILFPTMLVMHEEVKVMQRLLGVYTYGQPRIGNRQLGKFMEAHLEHPVPKYFRVVYCNDLVPRLPYDDKTFLYKHFGICMYYNSLYIEQKVDEEPNRNFFGLRFVLPVYLNAGWEFIRSFTNGYIYGSEYKESWDSVLLRFVGLFVPGISAHSPVDYVNSIRLGRERSIQMSSF, from the exons ATGGCAGCAGCTTTCTTGGCTTACTTTACAATATCTGGCATG GAAACAGGAAAGCTGATTATACCACAGAGAGGTTCTGAAACTTTCATAAGTAGTATTGGCCATGTAGATGGGCGCATAAACTTATACAAGACTGAAATTTTAACCAAGGAAATTGATCAACCTGATTTCGGACACAGACCTCTTATGGACCTATGTATGATGGCTTCAAAGTTAGCCTATGAGAATAAAACAGTTGTTAGGGATGTTGTAAATCTTCACTGGAAG ATGCATTTCGTTGATTTTTACAACTGCTGGAATG ATTACCAGAAAGAGAGGTCCACACAAGTATTTATATTATGCGATAAGCCAAAAGATGCAAACTTGATTTTGATCAGCTTTAGAGGTACAGAGCCATTTGATGCTGATGATTGGATCACTGATTTTGACTACTCTTGGTATGAGATTCCGAAATTGGGAAAAGTACACATGGGATTTTTAGAGGCTTTAGGTTTAGGAAACAGAGGAAATACGTCCACGTTTCACGAACAACTCTtcgttaaaaatgcaaaatataccAATTCAGAGAATGTTGATCCAAACAGTGGATCAGACCAATCCTCCTCCGACTCAGAGCAGTCGCCAAACAAGACCGCTTACTATGCTGTTAGAAACAAACTCAAAAGTTTATTAAAGGAGCACGAGAATGCTAAATTTGTCGTTACAGGTCATAGCTTAGGAGGAGCGTTGGCTATACTATTTCCTACGATGCTAGTGATGCACGAGGAAGTGAAAGTCATGCAACGATTATTGGGTGTATACACGTACGGGCAACCTAGGATCGGGAATAGGCAGTTAGGGAAGTTTATGGAAGCACATTTGGAACATCCAGTGCCTAAGTACTTTAGAGTTGTTTATTGCAATGATCTTGTTCCGAGGTTACCTTATGATGATAAAACATTCCTGTATAAGCATTTTGGTATTTGCATGTATTACAACAGCTTATACATTGAGCAG AAAGTAGATGAAGAACCAAACAGGAACTTTTTTGGGCTGCGATTCGTGTTACCAGTGTATCTGAATGCTGGTTGGGAGTTCATTAGAAGCTTCACCAATGGTTACATATATGGATCAGAGTACAAGGAGAGTTGGGATTCAGTACTGCTTCGGTTTGTAGGCCTTTTTGTTCCAGGCATTTCTGCTCACAGTCCAGTTGATTATGTGAACTCCATAAGACTTGGAAGGGAGAGAAGTATTCAAATGTCATCCTTTTAG